TATGTTCTCGATCTTCTTGAATCTACCATTAATAGTATAAAGCAAAAAGTTTCAGGTTTTTCATACTCTGTTTCAAATAAAACTAGGCAAATCATTTTGATGTTTAGTTTTATGTGTATTATGGAGTTTGGATTAAAAATATTCTAAGTCGCTTTTAACTATATGTTggaaaaaatgttattttcataTGTACATCTTGGACTATACTCATCTTTTAAGTTTTTCACGTAATAAATTCAGATTTATTcttgttaattaaatattttttagttcaTCTTTGTTGTGTAATTAGAGTGGACCATGAAAAGATTAGTGGAGTTGCCAAATTGAGTGTAGTTCATATGATATAAAAGTTTGTACTATCAATTACGAGGTTAGAATTTCGATTCCACACCTTACATAttgttaaaagaaaagaaaaagaagcgTGGATTTCAAGATACACTAGAGTATTTCTAATATTAATATATCTCTTTAACATCAAACATAATTTAATTTGTAAGTTTAGAATTCTTGTAATCATGTTATTTTCCTCTCCATTGACACATTAGATCCTTGAATTGGAAAATGGAATTCAAAGTTGAATAAGGAGGAGTAAGTTTCACAATCCAAAATTCATCATAAAATAATCCACAACTATTGAGTAATAAAAATAGAGTGCAATTTGTTAAAgcaaaaattataatatatatagttttacttttttgtttggttttatcagaattaactttataatagaaatcatttagaatttttaattgaaataagAATTATGTACAGTGTAGCAGTGGTCTAAAACAATGTGATGGTCTAAATTTTCGCCATTTTCACATAATTTCATGTCTCAATTGGCATatagaattttgaaaattttctaatttaatgatagttttaaaatgtttacaaaagtTTAGAGACATTATTATAACTGTTAAAAGaattaagatatttttttaaaataaatacgtcaaagttaaaagtatatatatatttttaataatttaatcattTGTTAATGATAAGATTATAAAACTTTAGGTTTAAACAAAATCAACATCCTTTAAAAAATGAAGATTAaagattaatattaaaaaagaaaaagaaaaagaaagcacATGGGAGTGGGGGTGGGGATGTCCACACGTAGTGGATCATTCTACCAAACAGTGCTTATTGTATACCTTCCGTGCCTTGCTTCATTAAGTATTATCTATCAACAGCCGCACAACATGACTTTTATTTTCCCCGTAATTATTGCCTAAGTGtcgttttgttttctttaatttattaattaacttccgtaatattcattaattttatgataTTGTGCCATACTTACGTCTCAAATAAAGGGATTATGAGCTAATTTCGGTGATTAATTACATGGAGACAAAGTTCATCACATCACAGGACtctgtgattaatttaattaaaatcaatttcgtTTTCTTCGTCATTATCATCcatcctttttttaaaattattatttgcaTATCTTACCAAATTTTAGATTTCAATCTTAAtttcctcaaaaaaaaaattaaaaaaatcaatcttAAGCACActacctttttatttttttaattgagctCTCAAGTAATATTTAGTTGACCTAATTGATAATTTTATTatacaaaaaattgaaagtttaaaagtatTATTAGGTAATATTATgtcaaataattatattaattttaaaaaaacatttgcATACATGTTAGTGATCCATTAGACATAAAAATTGGAagtttaaaatctatttttaaaaacaagtttaagatttataaaataaaaaaaaaattatgtgaatttatttcaagaattggaaacaatttttttttgctgAAGTTcgatagaattaaaaaaaaaaacgtattttatttttgtaaaaaaataaaggttTGATGTGAAATGTATCTAAGAGATAATATGAAGCTATAAagattcaaaaagaaaaaacaaggaaTGAGATAAAGTAAGATAAGATAATCACAATCAACAGTGATATTACTATTCACGTTACCATTATAAGCCAATAAATGGAATTTTTACTTTAATTGGTTCATctctaaaatatatttatatatgtgaAATAATGTGAACATCAACTATATTGTCTGAGTTTGAAAAGTAGTTTATAACtattttatatctaaaaataagggtgtgtttatatatatatatatattactttaaaaataatcaaaattcaattttttttagtagttagctaataattcaaagtgttgtttttttattaaaaaataaataaataaaacaaggTATATAAATTATATCGGGAAAAtacttattaaaagaaaataagtttaaatagGTTCTATACTTTTTAGAtgatgtattttaaaattttcgttATAGTTTTTACATTTTTAGCTTTGATTTATTTTGGCTAATGAACTTAGTCTTCGTACTATTAGATAAAACTTGATAGTATGAAATCATCTCGATTTACAATCAAAATTCAACCAACGCAAAATCtcaatctttatttattgttatttatatatgttgaccaaatgaaatttaatttgaatttgaaagaCAAGAAAACTATTAAATACATTCTACCAAAATTCCTACCCTAACAAGCAACAAGAGAAAGGGAGTATCTGAAAGGTTAAACCTTCATATGCTTTGGAAAAGATCTTTCTAGAACCCCAAATCTGACCACAACACCAAATTAAAAGGTACCAATTTTAATGGATAAAATTGGATGGATGACAATTTTTGTTACAAATTTTCAATACCAAAttgttttaaaaggaaaaaaaaaaaaggataatgataatgataatgatgATGACATAATAATGGATAGTTGCAAGTTTAGGACAACATTCTTTGAGACCAAGCCTTCCCCTTCCTTGTGGGAGTAGTTTGGAGACCATATGTTTGTAAGATGAAAATGGGGTTGGCTTTAGGGTCATGTTTGTAGGGCACACCATGTTGACTACCATTGCATTGCATTTCATAAGGAAACTTTAGGGCATGTGGGTTTGATTTTGGGATTTAAATACCTTATTTATTGTTGGTTTCAACTAAGTTCAACTTTCTAGGTTTCTCTAAAATTGACGAAGATAACGATTTGTTAACTTTTAATGACGTTGTTTCTaggttaaataaaatatatgttcaACTAATTAAGGTATATATCTTCGATCAAGAGGTTAGAAGTTCAAATCATCTCATTTATGTATATGATGTTGAGTtcaaaagaaattgaaattactttttaatatatataatattataaatattgatATAGAGAATaagtttacaaaataaaatatatttaattatgggTAATATTATGAGCAATAGGTTAGGATGGCTTATTAGATTTGAGTTTGACCTGCCTTTTTGTTGAAAACTTCTTCATAAAGTACTTTAAGTGATCATgttttttaattctattttttgCCAACTTGCACCAAATTTAAACGCGAttctacttaattaattaatttatatataggCCTTTTGGATTATCACTGCCCAAACCCAAGGGATTTCCTCAAGAGTCAAAActagtttttaaattaatatattttttacttttggaaaaatacttttcatgcattacaattttttaaaacatttctagtaatttaaaaataatcatgaaAGTATACACATGCTACATACGCTTTAAATAAGTAATTTTTTCTCTACGTGCTCAtataaaagtattttatttaagaaaggtttttctttccttttttgttagctttaaaaagtttatacctttgagattttatttatttatttttataatagatctaaaaatgtttaaaactactatTATTTGCAAAcatatatacattttaaaaatatgaaacatttgaaattttacTATCAAAATATTGGTTTAATCAAGCGTTTTAAATCTTCATCCACACGTCTTcaatttcttgacatttttttatgtCATAAGTTTGACTTTGATATAAATAATGAATCAATATTTCATAGcatcataaaaaaatttgatgaaatataatataaatattttaaaaaaatcatgacccttatatctatagtaagaaatttaaacttagataaaagcgaaattcttataaatagtaaaataattatttactaatttaaatatttttatgaattttgaatatttataatttttttaaaaattattcatatatatatatatatatatatatatatttgtatttgtatttttattgacttttttagaaaattgaaatattgatTTTCCTGATATCTAATGAcatggatatttaaaatattactttaatcaagttgaataaaattttattttaccaAGTAGACAATCTTTTATCAATTCAACTTCCAATCAATAAATTGTTGCTTTTAATAGCAAAccattaatcaaaatttgacTGTGAAATAGAATATAATTTTACGTTACGGTCAGTATATAGTAGAGATGGAGTATATTCTTGATTGAAATGTCTAGATCCGTTATTTTTGTACTATTGTCCATCTATCGGGCTATAAATAAACTACTATATTTTAattctgttttttttaataagaattcTATTTAAATCCTAAAGGGGAGAAAACACAATAAATTCAACTTATTCTTGTCaatttattttgtgttttttttttaatgaaaaatacaataataactatttcaaaagttaatgtcgattaaaaattaatttatataaagaaAATAGGATTGACATTGAtacattttttaatacaaaGATGGTAGGGTTGAAGGGTCCAAACTCTGATTCAAGAGAGTGAGTGTATATCAGTTACTAAGTTAATTTCGAAAATATTAATACTTTAATCAGATTTTCCATAgataaattattacataatttaaactaaaaaataaaaagaaaaaaaactggCATCATCGCAATTCGTTGGTTGTTTATGGTAGTTCTTCCATCTCTTCAAATCCTATTGGTTGGCCGTTTCCGTTGGTGGATTTGTTTGATAGTTGGTCGGCCCTGTCCTTCTTCAAATTCCTTCTTCTATGGAACTTGGGAAGGCCTTGGCCCTCAAGGAAGGCATCACCGAGACTTTGGAATGTGATAATTATCTTCTAACAAGCGGTTTGGATCATAGTATTTCGtgaatatagatattaaatatctaagaTTTGAATGTCTAAAATAATTAATGTACGTGTTTGGATGCGTATGATATTTAATGTTTGAAAGTTCAATATTTATGTTCAATTTAATAATTTGTATGTAGAAACTAAagtaaataattacttaattaaatacaagagatcaaataaatttaacattaattaatttattgttatgttaattaattatttaataaataaacaaatactttttaattaaatataattaaactagttaataaaaataattaaattaattagaatattgataattaaaaataataatttatattaaatagtgaatataaaataaaatattaatggtaAATATATTTAGTcgaaatttattaagtctaaataatatatttatatttaataattaattaaaattaatagtaataaacacttgatattaatttattaattaatcaagctATATTTTTACAGTCCATCTTTCCGACATAAAAATCTTATACTTTTGCATGGTATTAAAAAATCCAAGTAAGATATGTTTTAAAGATCTCTGAATAATAATATCCCGAATtctaaaaaatagaattttgtgAAACAAATGTCTGTCTGAAATTCTATGGGAAAACTTGTGAAATAAATAGTGCTTAAGTGTTGGGACTGATTCTCTAATTTGATGAGATCGATTCTCTACGTGCTTTATATCGTTGTGGTGCTATTAAAGACTTTTATTTTGCTAAATATAAGTGACACGCATTTGCTTTTCTTAGTTTTGTTtgtttctcttattttcttcaagaaaaaaactacaaaatattaaaacgtgcgtttgtttttttaaacaaacCGTAAAAGGAATTAAATTGTTACGTATGAATCAAAGTATTCTTTAATCTTCATATGTTTTGCAACCTTATTTGCTTATATCCAAATATCCAATTATGCAGGCAACATTTGTGGGCCGGAGGCCTCAAAAGGCCCAACAAAAATGGGCTTCATCAATGTACCGGATAGCAGAATGGGCCAGCCAGTCTTAGTTTGATGTGATATAAATTCGTCTAAACCCTAGACGTCTCTATAATCGCTGAGGTAGCGAACTGAAAATCTCCCATCTCGCGGAGCCGCCATGGGAAGAGTAATTCGTGCTCAGCGTAAGGGAGCGGGATCCGTCTTCAAGTCCCACACCCATCATCGGAAGGGGCCGGCCAGGTTCAGAAGTCTCGATTTCGGGGAACGAAATGGTTATCTGAAAGGAGTCGTCACTGAGATTATTCACGACCCTGGCCGTGGAGCGCCACTTGCTCGAGTTTCCTTCCGCCATCCTTTCAGGTACAAGAAACAGAATGAGCTGTTCGTTGCAGCTGAGGGTATGTACACTGGCCAATTTGTTTACTGCGGGAAGAAAGCAAATCTCGTGGTTGGAAATGTCTTGCCCGTAAGATCGATCCCTGAAGGTGCTGTCGTCTGCAACGTCGAACACCATGTCGGTGACCGTGGTGTTTTTGCCAGGTGCTCAGGAGACTACGCGATTGTTATCAGTCACAACCCCGATAATGACACTTCCAGGTATGGTGACGGTTTTTTGTGTGTCTGTCTAATTCGTTTGATCTTATCTAGAAATTTACTTTGTTTATCGTGTTTGGATATTATTTTGCGTTAATATTATGTTATTTGTTGAACCAACCTAGTTATGGTGTCTAGTCTAATTAGTTTctagtttatttttaagattttatgAACATATTCAATTCAAGAAGATAAATTGCATTGACGTCTCGGAGGGGGCGCAAGAAGGCTTTTGAGAGAGGGGAAGAGAGAGGGGGATGAAAAAGGAAGGGATGTAATATCAAGAGAGGATAATAAATAGAATGAGGAGCAGAGCTCGGGGTGAGGTTCGGAATAAAAATGAAGGTCTGAAGGTTGGAAAAGACAGCAGACCAAAATCAGACAACAAATAGAGTAAGTCAAGAAGAGATAGTAGAAACAAATTGAAATCAAGGTTgcattttgaaggaaaaaattaTTGAGTAAGCCTATCTGAAGTTTGACAGTTATTTCTCGTATGGTCCTTGATGGGTGTTCTGGGAAATTTATCTCTTGTTAGGCGCTTGCAAGATAGGTTCTGATCGAATGTCTGTTGAATAACTGACATAGACTTCTCCATACCTGTTTGTTGGAATTTAAGAATCAAAGACAAGGGTTTATTTGTGTGTAAGTTATTGGTTAGTTCATCTCCATTTTCGTTGTTTGGCGTTATGTGCTAAATTGAATTGATGCTTATTGCTTATTTTGAGCTATGTTTTGAAGTTTGCTGGCTTATGTAATtttatcctttttcttttgtGTAATTGATAATGAACGGATGTGTGGCATTTGGTTGTTGCTTGTGTTATTCATTCAAACATTTTGACTTTAGAATTCAAGGACACAgttatataacctatagaacTTATCTTGTTTAAGTTCGTTCTTCATTCTGACCTTTGACTGATGTTCATCTTTTAATAACCATCAGGATCAAGCTTCCATCTGGTGCGAAGAAAATA
The nucleotide sequence above comes from Benincasa hispida cultivar B227 chromosome 3, ASM972705v1, whole genome shotgun sequence. Encoded proteins:
- the LOC120074580 gene encoding 60S ribosomal protein L8-3, which produces MGRVIRAQRKGAGSVFKSHTHHRKGPARFRSLDFGERNGYLKGVVTEIIHDPGRGAPLARVSFRHPFRYKKQNELFVAAEGMYTGQFVYCGKKANLVVGNVLPVRSIPEGAVVCNVEHHVGDRGVFARCSGDYAIVISHNPDNDTSRIKLPSGAKKIVPSGCRAMVGQVAGGGRTEKPLLKAGNAYHKFRVKRNCWPKVRGVAMNPVEHPHGGGNHQHIGHASTVRRDAPPGQKVGLIAARRTGRLRGQAAATAAKADKA